In Massilia sp. METH4, the genomic window GTGGACCACGTCCGCGTTCGACGCCACCGCGTCCGCCGGGAAGAAGCGGCCATCCTCGATCCGCACGCCGATGGCGCGCCCGCCCGAGGTTTCGATGCGCGCCACCGGCGCGTTCAGTTCGATGCGCCCGCCGATATCCTGGAACAACCGCACCAGCGCCTTCACGAGCGCGCCCGTGCCGCCGCGCGGAAACCACACGCCCCACTGGCGCTCCAGCGCGTGAATCAGCGTGTAGATCGACGAGGTGGCGAACGGATTGCCGCCCACCAGCAGGGAATGGAAGGAGAAGGCCTGGCGCAGGTGCTCGTCCTGGATGAAGCGGGAGACAAGGTTGTACACGCTGCGCCAGGCCTGCAGCCGCGCCAGTTGCGGGCCGGCCTGGATCATGTCGCGGAACGACAGGAACGGCACCGCGCCGAGCTTGAGGTAACCCTCCTCGAACGTGGCCTTCGAATAGGCGAGGAAGCGCTGGTAACCCTGCACGTCGGCCGGGTTGCGGGCGTGGATCTGGCGGTCCAGCGCTTCCTGGTCGTTGGCATAGTCGAAGTGGCTGCCGTCTTCCCAGCACAGCCGGTAGAACGGCGCCACGGGAAGCATCTCCACGTAGTCCGCCATCTTCTTGCCGGCGGCGGCGAACAGTTCTTCGATCGCGCTCGGATCGGTGATCACCGTGGGGCCGGCATCGAACACGAAGCCCTGGTCTTCGTACACGTAGGCGCGGCCGCCCGGTTTGTCGCGTTTTTCCAGCAGCGTGGTCTGGATGCCGCTGGCCTGCAGGCGGATGGCCAGCGCCAGGCCGCCAAAGCCGGCGCCCACGACCACGGCGGTTTTCGTTCGGTTCATGCTGATGTCCTGATGTCTCGGATGGTTCGTGAAGGGATCTGGTGCGGGTGGACGCGCATGGCGGCATCCATCGCGGCGCCCACGGGAACCGGCGGCTTGCCCGTCAATACGCGCGCCATGTCGGCCAGGGTGGGCCGGCCCGCGTAAAAGCGGGCGACGAGGCCGGGCGGCAGCCGGTAGAAGCGCTGCATCACGCGCCAGCGGTTTTCCGGCTCGCCGGCCAGGAACAGCATGCGGTTCAGCAGCCGGAAGAAGCGCTGGCCGCGCCACTCGCGCCGCGCCTCGTGCCGGATCGCGGCGAACAGCGCCGGCGCGTCCAGCGACGGCAAGCCGGCGATATGGTCGGCCAGCCGCACCGCGTGCGGCAGCGAGTAGCCGGTGGTGGGGTGGAACAGGCCGGCGCGCAAGCCCGTGCAGGGCTGGCCGGCCAGGCTGTCCCAATAGCGTTCCACGTCGCCGGCCAGCACGATCGGCAGCGAGCCGTGCTCCTCGCGCAGCACTTCGGCGATGCGCCAGCCGCGTGCCTGTGCGTAAGCGGCGATATTGGCGCGCAGCCGCGCGGGTTCCCAGGCGGCGGTGTCCACATAGTGGGTATCCTCGATCAGCAGCCGGTCCGGCGCGAACGGCAGCAGGTAGACGAAGCGGTAGCCGCCCTGCTGGGCCACGCCGGCATCCATGATCACGGGCCGCGCCAGGCCGTGGGGCGCTTGCAGCCGCACTTCCTGGCCGAGGAAGGTCTGGTAGCCCAGCGCCAGGCAGTCGCTGGCGCGTATGCCGCGGCCGTCGATCACGGCGCGTGCCGCCAGTACTTCGCCGCCGGCCAGGCGCACCGTGGTGGGCGTCACGTCCTCGATGCGCGCACCCAGCCGCAGCGCTGGGCCCAGCGCCGGTTCGATGACGCGCGCGAAGTCGCCGGACGCAATGCTCGCGTAGCCGCTGTCCAGCGTGCGGGAGTAGTCGGGGAAGATCACGTCGTAGCCGGGCCAGCGCGCACCGACCAGCGGCGCGATCCAGGCTTGCTGGGCTGCGTCCAGGTCGCCGTCGTGGAACGACCAGGTATGGTTGCCGCCGATGGCATTGCCGCTTTCCAGCAGCAGGATGCGCAGCTCGGGGCGCCGCATGCGCAGCCGCCAGGCCAGCAGTCCGTTGGCGAGGCCGCCGCCGGCCAGGATCACGTCCCAGGTGTTCATGCCGAGCGTGCCGGCTGCGTGTGGCCGAGGCCCAGCGCGGCTTCGATGATGTCGATGGCGCGGCGCGTGCCGCCGGCCCGGGCGACATTGTCCGCCAGGGCGTCGAGCCGTGGCGTGAACGATGGATCTTCCAGAAGCGTGCGCAGCTTGCGGGCGAGCTGGCCCGCCGTGGCGAAACGGGGCGAGGCCAGCAGGCCGACGCCCGCATGGCGCACCCGCGCCGCCGAGCCGGGGTGGTCGAACGCGATCGGCAGCGCCAGGATCGGCGTGCGCGCCTCGATGGCGTCGAGCACCGTGTTCACGCCCGCGTGCGAGATCACCGCGTCCGCCCGCGCCAGCGCTTCGCGTTGCGGCGCGAACGCGCACACCCAGGTCGCGCCGGCGCGTTCCAGTTCGCGCGCCTGCCGCTCGTTCAAGCCGTTGCAGTGCGCCGCCAGCAGTTGCACGCCCGCCGCGCGGCACGCCCTGGCGATGCGCAGGAACAGGCCCAGGCGGTGGCCCTGCATCGTGCCGAGCGAGGCGAACACGAAGGGCTTGCCGGGGTCGATGGCGGGCAGCGGCTGCTGCACGATCTCCTTGCGCGCCGTGGAGCGGAACGGCCCCACCTGGTGGAAGTGGGCGGGCAGGGCGCGGCGCGGGAATTCGTAGCCCTCGACGGTCTGGCTCACCTGCGCCAGCGGAGAAAGGCATTCGTGCAGCCCGTCGCGCGCCGTCAGGCCGAAGCGCCGTGCGTGGCGAAGGATGGTGCGGCGATGCGGCGTCATCATCCAGTCGTAGACGCGCGTGCTGCCCTCGACCATGCGCAGTGCGCGCTCATCGGTGCCGTAGGCGAAAGGCATCACGGGCAGCGGAATCCCGGGTTCGCGGTTCACCGGCAGCGCGCAGGCCACGGAAACGAACGGCATGCCCAGCGCCTCGGCCACGAGCCCGCCGGCCGCTTCCATCTGGTCGCAGATCAGCGCGTCCACCCGCTGGGCTTCCAGCGCGGCGGGCAGTTCGCGGCACAGCATGTCCGTGCTCGCGGCCATGTCGTCGATCACGCGGGAGAGGCCCAGCGGGCTGCCCGGATTGGCGGCGCGGCGCATCACCGCCGCGAGCGTGCCGGGCGGGTGGCTGGCGGCGCCCAGCGCGTGATAGTGCAGGCGGCTGTCACCCAGGTGGGCGCCGGCATCGGCCTGCTGGAAATAGGTGACGCGGTGGCCGCGCGCGACGAGCTCCAGCGCGAGCGCCGCCAGCGCATTGAAGTGGCTGTAGAAGGCCGGTGCCACCACGCCGAAGTGTGCCATCGGGCCTCCTCGCGCAATCAGCCGGCGCGGCGGTCGATGCCCGCGTGCGCCGCGCCGGTCGCATACAGGTGCGGCACGGCGGCGGGCGCTTGCCACGGTTGCGCCGCGTGGGCGGCGAACATGCGCTGCACGAACTGGCGCGTGCGCTGGGCGCCCGCCAGTGCGTCGCCCAGGTGGCGGTCCACGTCGCGCAGGTGGTCGGCCAGGCGGCGCTGCGCTTCGTCGGCACCGAAGGTGTTCAGGAGCGTGGCCTTGCCCAGGTCCAGCCCCGTGTCCTTGCCGGTCACGGCGCTGTCGTTGCCCGGCACGTCCTGGAAATCGTCGCGGATCTGGAAGGCATGGCCGGCCGCCAGCGCGAAGGCGCGCAGGGAGCGGGCCACGCAGTCGTCGACCTCGGCAAGCACGGCCGCCATGTCCACGGCGGCACCCAGCAGCAGGCCGGTCTTGCGTTCGTTCGTGGTGGCGATCGCTTCCGCCGACCGCCCGGCGCCGCCGTGCAGGTCTTCGTACTGGCCGCGCACCAGGCCTTGGGCGCCCACCGTTTCGGCCAGTGTGGCCACGAGGCGGGCGCGGGTGATGGAAGGAATGCCGGGTGCCGTGGCGAGGATGCCGAAGGCGCGGCTCAGCAGGGCGACGGAGGCGAGGATCGCCACGTCCTCGCCGAACTGCCGGTGGATCGTGGGCTGGCCGCGGCGCAGGGTGGCGTCATCCATGCAAGGCATGTCGTCCAGGATCAGGGAGGCCGCGTGCACGATCTCCACCGCGCAGGCCACGTCGGTGACCGCCGGCGACGCGCATTGCAGGTCGGCCGCCACGAGCATCAGCAGCAAGGGGCGCATGCGCTTGCCCGAGCCCAGTACCGCGGCGCGCATGGCGGCGGCCAGGCGGTCGTCGCGCCCGCCCTCGGTGGAGAGCAGGTGTTCCAGGCGATCGTCCACCGCGCGCCGCATTGCTTCGAGCTCGGCGGCGGCATGCTCGTGGCCGGCCGTCTGCTCCGGCCTGGCGAACCGTCGTTTTTGACTAGTCATGCCCGCTCCTCCGTCATATCCCGATGGACCATCATAGCGGAAGGCGTTAAAAAATCGGCAATTTTCGCAATCGTGCGGCCGTCCTGGACAATTGCGGGTCAACAAGTAAGTGCGACCACGGTGGACAACGGATGGCTAAGAGCGCCTAACAAAACCCCCATGGCTGCGTTGCAGCGTCTCGCCGTACAGGTGTACTGTCTTCGACGCCGCGCCTTGCCCTGCGGGTTTTGTTAGGCGCTCTAAACTAGGTGGCTAAACTGTCGGGAGATGATTGACATGGAGAGCCGCACGATGGCCATTGAACCCCTGCATTTCGGCGCCCCCGGCCAGACCGTGCTGGTCACGGGCGCCACCGGCTTCGTCGGCCACCAGCTGGTGGCCGCGCTGCTGGCCGACGGCCAGCGCGTGATCGCGATGAGCCGCGACACGGCCCGCGCCGCGCGCCAGCTGGGCAACGGCGTGCGCTGCGTGATGACGATCGCCGAACTGCCGCCTGCCGAGAAGGTCGACATCATCGTCAACCTGGCCGGCGCGCGCATCCTGGGGCCGCGCTGGACGAAGAAGCGGCAGGCGGCGCTGCGCGCCAGCCGGGTGGCGTTGACGAACCGCCTCGTGGACTGGATCGCCCAGGCACAGCACAAGCCGCGCCTGTTGCTGTCCGCCTCGGCGATCGGCTATTACGGCGTGCAGCCGCAGGATGCCGCCGTGCCGCTGGCGGAGGAAAGTCCGCCCCAGCCCATCTTCATGTCGCAGCTGTGCCAGGAGTGGGAGGCGGCGGCGCAGCGGGCGGCCCGGTTCGGTGTGCAAGTGGCCACCACGCGCTTCGGCCTGGTGCTCGGCCATGGCGGCGCATTGCCGGCCATGCTCATGCCGGTAAAGCTGGGCGTCGGCGGCCCGATGGGCGGCGGACGCCAGAAACTGTCATGGATTCACGTCGAGGACTTGCTGCGGGCGCAGGCGTGGCTGGCGCAACGCGGCGAGCGCGAAAGCGTGCAGGGCGCGTGGAACTTCACGGCACCGCAGTGCGTGACGCAGCGCGAATTCGCCGGCACGGCGGCCCGGC contains:
- a CDS encoding phytoene desaturase — its product is MNRTKTAVVVGAGFGGLALAIRLQASGIQTTLLEKRDKPGGRAYVYEDQGFVFDAGPTVITDPSAIEELFAAAGKKMADYVEMLPVAPFYRLCWEDGSHFDYANDQEALDRQIHARNPADVQGYQRFLAYSKATFEEGYLKLGAVPFLSFRDMIQAGPQLARLQAWRSVYNLVSRFIQDEHLRQAFSFHSLLVGGNPFATSSIYTLIHALERQWGVWFPRGGTGALVKALVRLFQDIGGRIELNAPVARIETSGGRAIGVRIEDGRFFPADAVASNADVVHTYAALLGQHPRGAARAESLKKKRFSNSLFVLYFGLDHHHEQLQHHTVCFGPRYRELISEIFGGNTLAEDFSLYLHAPCVTDPSLAPPGCGSHYVLAPVPHLGHAPIDWTVEGPRYRDRIFEYLERRYMPGLRSQLVTSRIFTPLDFRDELNAHLGSAFSLEPILTQSAWFRPHNRDADLANLYLVGAGTHPGAGVPGVIGSAKATAGLMLEGVHP
- the crtY gene encoding lycopene beta-cyclase CrtY — its product is MNTWDVILAGGGLANGLLAWRLRMRRPELRILLLESGNAIGGNHTWSFHDGDLDAAQQAWIAPLVGARWPGYDVIFPDYSRTLDSGYASIASGDFARVIEPALGPALRLGARIEDVTPTTVRLAGGEVLAARAVIDGRGIRASDCLALGYQTFLGQEVRLQAPHGLARPVIMDAGVAQQGGYRFVYLLPFAPDRLLIEDTHYVDTAAWEPARLRANIAAYAQARGWRIAEVLREEHGSLPIVLAGDVERYWDSLAGQPCTGLRAGLFHPTTGYSLPHAVRLADHIAGLPSLDAPALFAAIRHEARREWRGQRFFRLLNRMLFLAGEPENRWRVMQRFYRLPPGLVARFYAGRPTLADMARVLTGKPPVPVGAAMDAAMRVHPHQIPSRTIRDIRTSA
- a CDS encoding nucleotide disphospho-sugar-binding domain-containing protein; its protein translation is MAHFGVVAPAFYSHFNALAALALELVARGHRVTYFQQADAGAHLGDSRLHYHALGAASHPPGTLAAVMRRAANPGSPLGLSRVIDDMAASTDMLCRELPAALEAQRVDALICDQMEAAGGLVAEALGMPFVSVACALPVNREPGIPLPVMPFAYGTDERALRMVEGSTRVYDWMMTPHRRTILRHARRFGLTARDGLHECLSPLAQVSQTVEGYEFPRRALPAHFHQVGPFRSTARKEIVQQPLPAIDPGKPFVFASLGTMQGHRLGLFLRIARACRAAGVQLLAAHCNGLNERQARELERAGATWVCAFAPQREALARADAVISHAGVNTVLDAIEARTPILALPIAFDHPGSAARVRHAGVGLLASPRFATAGQLARKLRTLLEDPSFTPRLDALADNVARAGGTRRAIDIIEAALGLGHTQPARSA
- a CDS encoding polyprenyl synthetase family protein produces the protein MTSQKRRFARPEQTAGHEHAAAELEAMRRAVDDRLEHLLSTEGGRDDRLAAAMRAAVLGSGKRMRPLLLMLVAADLQCASPAVTDVACAVEIVHAASLILDDMPCMDDATLRRGQPTIHRQFGEDVAILASVALLSRAFGILATAPGIPSITRARLVATLAETVGAQGLVRGQYEDLHGGAGRSAEAIATTNERKTGLLLGAAVDMAAVLAEVDDCVARSLRAFALAAGHAFQIRDDFQDVPGNDSAVTGKDTGLDLGKATLLNTFGADEAQRRLADHLRDVDRHLGDALAGAQRTRQFVQRMFAAHAAQPWQAPAAVPHLYATGAAHAGIDRRAG
- a CDS encoding TIGR01777 family oxidoreductase, with protein sequence MAIEPLHFGAPGQTVLVTGATGFVGHQLVAALLADGQRVIAMSRDTARAARQLGNGVRCVMTIAELPPAEKVDIIVNLAGARILGPRWTKKRQAALRASRVALTNRLVDWIAQAQHKPRLLLSASAIGYYGVQPQDAAVPLAEESPPQPIFMSQLCQEWEAAAQRAARFGVQVATTRFGLVLGHGGALPAMLMPVKLGVGGPMGGGRQKLSWIHVEDLLRAQAWLAQRGERESVQGAWNFTAPQCVTQREFAGTAARLLRRPAMLPTPAWPVRLLLGEQADLLLEGQCVVPARLQREGFAFRYPALEGALRSLL